One Cucurbita pepo subsp. pepo cultivar mu-cu-16 chromosome LG07, ASM280686v2, whole genome shotgun sequence genomic region harbors:
- the LOC111798777 gene encoding patatin-like protein 2, whose product MEEATTVPFQPPTFGDLITILSIDGGGIRGIIPGVILNFLESELQKLDGEEARIADYFDVIAGTSTGGLVTAMISTPNENDRPLFSAKDIKQFYLDHCPKIFPQNKTWAVGKILKLLSGPKYDGEYLHKLVKDKLGDTKLHQTLTNVVIPTFDLKLLQPTIFSTYQLKKNPSLDAYLSDICIATSAAPTYLPAHHFKTESDVAGGKTREFDLVDGGVAANNPTLVAIGEVTKEVIKESPDFYAIKPMDYKRFLVISLGTGAPKAEMKYTAEQAAEWGMLDWLTSGGSTPIIDVFSQASSDMVDLHLSVIFQALRCQQNYLRIQDDTLKSEVSSVDVATDKNLNELVRIGEGLLKKPVSWVNLETGSFEHCGSNSETNEEALKRFAKRLSDERRLRHARSPHGRAAASFKLENGAHDAH is encoded by the exons ATGGAGGAAGCAACCACCGTGCCCTTTCAACCCCCGACTTTCGGTGACCTTATTACAATCTTGAGTATCGATGGAGGTGGAATTAGAGGAATCATTCCCGGagttattttgaattttctcgagTCTGAACTTCAG AAATTAGATGGCGAAGAGGCAAGAATTGCGGATTACTTCGATGTGATTGCCGGGACAAGCACCGGAGGGCTTGTAACCGCCATGATATCTACCCCAAATGAAAACGACCGTCCCTTGTTTTCTGCTAAAGACATCAAACAATTCTACCTCGACCACTGTCCCAAAATCTTTCCCCAAAACAA GACATGGGCAGTAggcaaaatattgaaattgctGTCTGGTCCAAAATATGACGGCGAATATCTCCACAAACTTGTGAAGGACAAGTTGGGCGACACGAAATTGCACCAAACGTTGACTAATGTGGTCATTCCCACGTTTGACCTCAAGCTCCTTCAACCAACCATATTTTCTACTTACCAG TTGAAGAAGAATCCATCGTTAGATGCATACTTGTCGGATATTTGCATAGCTACGTCGGCTGCTCCTACTTATCTTCCGGCTCATCACTTTAAAACTGAGAGCGATGTCGCCGGAGGAAAAACGAGGGAATTCGACCTGGTTGACGGCGGCGTTGCTGCGAACAATCCG ACGTTGGTGGCGATCGGGGAAGTGACGAAGGAGGTGATAAAAGAAAGTCCGGATTTTTATGCTATAAAGCCAATGGACTACAAGAGGTTTTTGGTTATATCGTTAGGAACCGGAGCTCCGAAGGCGGAAATGAAATACACGGCGGAGCAAGCGGCGGAGTGGGGGATGTTGGACTGGCTAACCAGCGGCGGCTCCACCCCAATTATCGATGTGTTTTCACAAGCAAGCTCGGATATGGTCGATCTTCATCTTTCTGTCATCTTTCAAGCCCTCCGTTGCCAACAAAACTACCTTCGCATCCAG GACGACACGTTGAAGAGCGAGGTATCCTCAGTAGATGTGGCAACAGACAAGAATCTTAACGAACTTGTGAGGATCGGAGAAGGGTTACTGAAGAAGCCGGTTTCATGGGTGAATTTGGAGACCGGAAGCTTTGAGCATTGTGGTTCAAATTCAGAAACAAATGAAGAGGCCCTTAAAAG ATTCGCCAAGCGGCTGTCCGATGAGCGGCGGCTCCGCCATGCAAGGTCCCCTCATGGAAGAGCTGCTGCAAGCTTCAAATTGGAAAATGGAGCTCATGATGCCCATTGA
- the LOC111798814 gene encoding patatin-like protein 2, protein MDPTNVSLQPPTFGNLITVLSIDGGGIRGLIPGVILNFLESELQKLDGEDARIADYFDVIAGTSTGGLVTAMLTTPNENNRPLFSAKDIKEFYLDHCPKIFPQKRRSRVTKMIKALSGPKYNGKYLHKLLKEKLGDTKLQQTLTNVVIPTFDIKLLQPTIFSSYELKNKPCLNAAVADICISTSAAPTYLPAHHFKTRDIANGNDREFNLVDGGVAANNPTLLAMGEVTKEALKGNPDFFAIKPTDYSRFVVISLGTGCPKDEMKYTAEKAAKWGLLQWLTASGSTPIIDVFSHASSDMVDFHLSVVFKALQCENNYLRIQDDTLSSVVSSVDIATKKNLDDLVEVGENLLKKPVSRVNLETGVFEATDAETNEQALTRFAKMLSRERWLRHARSPHGKAGDLRLQNQDHLSSNLGKSWPPQKRMLPWLQHLNNM, encoded by the exons ATGGATCCCACCAACGTTTCCTTGCAACCCCCGACTTTCGGGAACCTTATTACCGTGTTGAGTATTGATGGCGGTGGAATTCGAGGGCTTATCCCGGGAGTCATCTTAAATTTTCTGGAGTCTGAACTCCAG aAACTGGACGGTGAGGATGCAAGAATTGCAGACTATTTCGATGTGATTGCTGGGACAAGTACGGGTGGATTGGTGACCGCCATGTTAACTACACCAAATGAAAACAATCGTCCCTTGTTTTCAGCTAAAGATATCAAAGAATTCTACCTCGATCACTGTCCTAAGATCTTCCCCCAAAAACG tAGGTCGAGAGTGACAAAGATGATCAAGGCTCTATCGGGTCCAAAATACAACGGGAAGTATCTCCACAAGCTCCTCAAGGAAAAGCTAGGAGACACAAAATTGCAGCAAACATTAACCAACGTTGTTATCCCCACGTTCGACATCAAGCTCCTTCAACCGACCATCTTCTCCAGCTACGAg CTCAAGAACAAACCTTGTTTGAATGCGGCTGTCGCCGACATATGCATTTCAACTTCAGCTGCACCTACTTATCTTCCTGCTCATCATTTCAAAACTCGAGACATCGCCAATGGTAATGATCGGGAATTTAACCTCGTCGATGGCGGTGTTGCTGCGAATAATCCG ACATTGTTGGCTATGGGTGAGGTGACAAAGGAGGCATTGAAAGGAAATCCTGATTTCTTCGCTATAAAACCAACCGATTACTCAAGATTTGTGGTAATATCATTGGGAACTGGCTGTCCAAAAGATGAAATGAAGTACACAGCAGAGAAAGCAGCCAAATGGGGGCTGTTGCAATGGCTGACTGCTAGCGGGTCAACGCCGATCATCGACGTGTTTTCTCATGCAAGCTCTGATATGGTCGATTTTCATCTCTCGGTCGTGTTCAAAGCCCTTCAATGCGAAAACAACTATCTTAGAATCCAG GACGATACGTTGAGCAGCGTGGTATCGTCGGTGGACATAGCCACGAAGAAGAACTTGGATGATCTTGTTGAGGTCGGtgaaaatttgttgaagaaaCCCGTGTCTAGAGTCAATTTGGAAACCGGTGTCTTTGAAGCTACTGATGCTGAAACTAATGAACAAGCTCTTACaag GTTTGCAAAAATGTTGTCCCGAGAAAGGTGGCTACGCCATGCGAGGTCACCTCATGGAAAGGCTG GAGATCTTCGTCTACAAAATCAAGACCATTTAAGCTCGAACCTCGGGAAAAGTTGGCCTCCACAGAAAAGAATGCTTCCTTGGTTGCAGCACTTGAACAACAT GTGA
- the LOC111798815 gene encoding succinate dehydrogenase subunit 5, mitochondrial-like — MEKMVVLRSLLRSVRAGSYSIAGVRHRSLLQSHYQAARNFSNLSSPRSSFSDSPQRVSYDCGYLSGAGHARFFSVDVAHMPTIEDSKLRNAFKDLMAASWDDLPEPVVYDVKAALSGSTNDEAGKEIVENVFRAAEAAEEFGGILTSLKMKIDDSIGLSGEDVKPLSDELKNALQTVHDRYTAYLDAFGPEENYLKKKVETELGTKMIHLKMRCSGLGSEWGKVSVLGTSGLSGSYVEQRA, encoded by the exons ATGGAGAAAATGGTTGTTCTCAGATCACTATTGCGTTCTGTCCGCGCCGGATCTTACAGCATCGCCGGCGTCCGACACCGGAGTTTACTGCAAAGTCACTACCAGGCCGCTAGGAATTTCTCCAATCTATCGTCGCCTCGTTCTTCTTTCTCAGATTCTCCTCAGAGAGTTTCTTATG ATTGTGGCTATCTATCTGGCGCAGGGCACGCTAGATTTTTTAGTGTTGATGTAGCTCATATGCCTACAATTGAAGATTCCAAGCTTCGGAATGCTTTCAAGGATTTGATGGCCGCAAGTTGGGATGACCTTCCTGAGCCTGTTGTCTATGATGTGAAGGCAGCATTATCTGGAAGCACCAACGACGAGGCCGGAAAGGAAATTGTGGAAAATGTTTTCCGAGCAGCTGAAGCAGCCGAGGAGTTTGGTGGTATACTTACCagcttgaaaatgaaaattgatgatAGCATTGGTCTTAGCGGCGAG GATGTTAAGCCTTTGTCCGATGAGCTTAAGAATGCACTACAGACGGTTCATGATCGCTATACTGCCTACTTGGATGCATTTGGTCCCGAGGAAAACtatctgaaaaagaaagtggaaACAGAGTTGGGAACAAAGATGATTCACTTGAAAATGAGATGCAGTGGCCTTGGATCTGAGTGGGGAAAG GTTTCTGTGCTGGGAACCTCTGGTCTATCAGGGTCATATGTCGAGCAAAGAGCATAA
- the LOC111798663 gene encoding DPH4 homolog (The sequence of the model RefSeq protein was modified relative to this genomic sequence to represent the inferred CDS: added 8 bases not found in genome assembly) has translation MRSIVTPAPRSVALSAVAAFLLHRSSTFRRSQKLKPLQMSSSNGSIGETYYDVLSLREDASHDEIRASYRSALLNFHPDKLQAMCQKSHPDDVVGERYFKVQKAWEVLGSSMSRAAYDRELQAAKGDAMGAESIGLEDMAVEDKGEIVELFYQCRCGDYFFIDSGELEEMGYPMLRIGSKVSLRTFDALPASIVLPCGSCSLKVRLLIDSDSCASIDC, from the exons CATCGTCACGCCTGCTCCCCGTTCCGTCGCGCTTAGCGCCGTTGCCGCATTCCTTCTCCACCGATCTTCTACCTTTCGTCGGTCTCAG AAATTGAAGCCATTGCAAATGAGTTCAAGCAATGGCTCCATTGGTGAAACTTATTATGATGTACTGTCTTTGAGAGAAGATGCTAGCCATGACGAAATTCGAGCTAGCTACCGGTCTGCCCTCCTTAATTTCCACCCTGATAAGTTACAAGCTATGTGCCAGAAATCTCATCCAGACGACGTTGTGGGAGAACGATACTTCAAAGTGCAGAAGGCTTGGGAAGTCCTCGGCAGCTCGATGTCTCGTGCAGCTTATGACAGAGAGCTCCAAGCTGCCAAAGGGGATGCAATGGGTGCAGAGAGCATAGGCTTAGAGGATATGGCTGTGGAAGATAAAGGTGAGATTGTAGAACTCTTTTATCAGTGTCGCTGTGGTGATTACTTCTTTATTGATTCTGGGGAGTTGGAGGAAATGGGATATCCAATGTTGAGGATTGGGAGTAAGGTTTCCTTAAGGACGTTCGATGCGTTGCCTGCATCTATTGTTTTGCCGTGTGGTTCGTGTTCTTTGAAGGTTCGTTTGTTAATCGATTCGGATTCGTGTGCTTCAATTGATTGTTGA